A segment of the Frankineae bacterium MT45 genome:
CGAGCGGGCCGGGGTCGCCAAGGCCTCGCTGTACAACACGTTCGGCAGCAAGGAAGAGCTGATCCGCGAGTACCTGGCCGGTCGTCAGGCCACCCTGCGGGCCCGCATCACCCGCGAGTTGGCGGCGCGCTTCGACACACCCCGCGCGAAGCTGATCGGCCTCTTCGAGATCCAGGGTGAGAGCTTCGCCCGTCCCGGCTACCGGGGCTGCGCCTTCGTCGGGGCCAGCGTCGAGTCACGTCCGGGGGGATGCGAGGAGAAGGCGTCGGCCGACTACCGCGGCTGGCTGCGCTCGCTCATCACCGAGCTGGCCACCGACGCTGGTGCCGCCGATCCGGCCGGACTGGCCCAGCAGCTCGTCTTTCTCTACGACGGCGCCTCGATCTCGGCCTGGCTCGACCACAACCGCGACGCCGCCGAACAGGCTCAGCTGATGGCCACCCTGCTGGTGCAGAGCGCGCTCGGCGAGGCCTGAGGCCGGTACCGCCTGGTCACTCTGACGGGGTGATGCGAGCCGGGCCCGCATCCCGGATTGTTCAGACGGTGCCGACGATGAGTCCCAGAGGTTGCTGTGGCTAGGTCGCAGTCCAGCCGGGCCGCCGACTCGAGCGCGGTACTGGCACCCCTGGTGCTGCCGGCGGCGCTCGTCGGGAGCGGCTGCGCCTTCATGCTCGTGGCCCTCAGCGCCCTGGCCAACCGCCTCGAGCACGTCCTCTGGACGACCCTCCCGAAGGCCCTCGGAGTCTCCGGCGAATCGGCCTGGTGGATCATCACGATCCTCACCGCCACCGGCTTAGCGGTCGGACTCGTGGTCTGGCTCGCCCCGGGCCATGCCGGGCCCGATCCGGCGTCCACCGAGCTCGTCGGGGCGCCACTGCCGCTGGGCACGCTCCCGGGGCTGGCCGCGGCCCTGGTCCTCGCGCTGGCCGGCGGCGTGAGCCTCGGCCCGGAGAATCCGATCATCGGCGTGAACGTAGCCCTGACGGTGGTGCTGATGCGACGCCTGCTGCCCAAGGCACCACCGCAGCTCGGCATGCTGGTCGCGGTATCGGGGACGATCGCCGCGATGTTCGGCACGCCGGTGGCCGCAGCCCTTCTCGTTACCGAAATGGCCGCGATGTACCGCAACGGCCAGCTGTGGGACAACCTCTTCGTCCCGCTGGTCGCCGCTGCGGCCGGAAGCATCACCATGGATTTACTGGGTAAACCGGTCCTGTCGGTGTCGGTTGCGCCGTACCACAATCCTCGCGTCGTCGATCTCTTCACCGGTTCGGCGGTCGCGCTCGTAGCAGCGGGCCTGATGCTCGCCGTCGTCTACGCGTTCCCGCTGGCGCATACCGCTTTTCGCGCTCTCCGCCATCCGGTCCTGATGATCACGGCCGGAGGTCTGGTGCTTGGGCTGCTGGGCGCGCTCGGCGGCACCATCTCCCTCTTCAAGGGCCTGGACGAGATGAAGGAGCTCACCGCGAACGCGGCGGACTACTCCACCGGCAAGACGCTGCTCATCACCCTGGTAAAACTCACCGCCCTGCTGGTCGCCGCGAGCAGCGGCTTCCGGGGCGGCCGAATCTTCCCCTCGGTATTCGTCGGCGTCGGAGTTGGGCTCACAGCGCACGATCTCGTTCCGTCCGTGCAGCCAGCGCTCGCCATCAGCTGTGGCGTGCTCGGCACGGTCATCGTCGCGGCGCGCGACGGCTGGTTGGCGCTCTTCCTGGCCGCAGCGACGGTCGCTGACGTGAACCTATT
Coding sequences within it:
- a CDS encoding transcriptional regulator, TetR family; this translates as MPNKALVTDARPGSARDRLLAAANELFYEEGVHTVGIDRVIERAGVAKASLYNTFGSKEELIREYLAGRQATLRARITRELAARFDTPRAKLIGLFEIQGESFARPGYRGCAFVGASVESRPGGCEEKASADYRGWLRSLITELATDAGAADPAGLAQQLVFLYDGASISAWLDHNRDAAEQAQLMATLLVQSALGEA
- a CDS encoding H+/Cl-antiporter ClcA, producing the protein MARSQSSRAADSSAVLAPLVLPAALVGSGCAFMLVALSALANRLEHVLWTTLPKALGVSGESAWWIITILTATGLAVGLVVWLAPGHAGPDPASTELVGAPLPLGTLPGLAAALVLALAGGVSLGPENPIIGVNVALTVVLMRRLLPKAPPQLGMLVAVSGTIAAMFGTPVAAALLVTEMAAMYRNGQLWDNLFVPLVAAAAGSITMDLLGKPVLSVSVAPYHNPRVVDLFTGSAVALVAAGLMLAVVYAFPLAHTAFRALRHPVLMITAGGLVLGLLGALGGTISLFKGLDEMKELTANAADYSTGKTLLITLVKLTALLVAASSGFRGGRIFPSVFVGVGVGLTAHDLVPSVQPALAISCGVLGTVIVAARDGWLALFLAAATVADVNLLPMLCVAVLPVWLLVRRRPLLLIEAPANVPQAAPS